The Armatimonadota bacterium genome includes a window with the following:
- a CDS encoding RNA polymerase sigma factor, with product MSPSTGTRQLEEADAALVQKARSGDLDSFGELVRRHERTVQGIVTRMITSPDDAEDVVQEVFVSAWQGLQRFRGDARFSTWLHSIAVNATLKRIRHMRRHGQVSLDDPESGTAQRLAADATGQPFEQAASAEEREAVRRALQNLSDNHRMTVVLYYFEEHPCEEIARMMGCSVGTVWSRLHYACKKLKQELRDLRGDDGAPEARGGQPDA from the coding sequence GTGAGCCCGTCCACCGGGACACGGCAGCTCGAAGAAGCCGACGCCGCTCTGGTGCAAAAGGCGCGCAGCGGCGATCTGGACAGCTTCGGCGAGCTGGTGCGGCGTCACGAGCGGACGGTGCAGGGCATCGTCACGCGTATGATCACCTCGCCTGACGACGCCGAGGACGTGGTGCAGGAGGTGTTCGTTTCGGCGTGGCAGGGGCTCCAGAGGTTCCGGGGCGATGCCCGATTCTCCACGTGGCTTCATAGCATAGCCGTGAACGCTACCCTCAAGCGCATCCGCCACATGAGGCGTCACGGGCAGGTCTCGCTGGACGACCCGGAGAGCGGGACCGCCCAGCGGCTGGCGGCGGACGCGACGGGACAGCCGTTCGAGCAGGCGGCATCGGCGGAGGAGCGGGAAGCCGTCCGGCGCGCCCTGCAGAACCTCTCGGACAACCACAGGATGACAGTGGTACTGTATTACTTCGAGGAGCATCCGTGTGAGGAGATCGCGCGGATGATGGGCTGCTCGGTGGGAACGGTTTGGTCTCGGCTCCACTACGCTTGCAAGAAGTTGAAGCAGGAGTTGCGGGATCTCCGGGGCGACGACGGAGCTCCGGAAGCGCGCGGAGGACAACCGGACGCCTAG
- the whiG gene encoding RNA polymerase sigma factor WhiG, which translates to MAVTTRTVDARDLWTRYKRQGDENARLELIERYAYLARAGAERLRLPPHAAFSQDDLYGYAVLGLIDAIEKFDPDKGKPFEAYAPVRIRGAISDALRGLDWLPRSVRQNETRLREAMARIEMREGRSATDAELCAELGMSEDELGDLLQAANASAQQSLEEIISELGDLNFAGVGADNSGTDPERAAENSQVRRLLVEAIEELPENEKTVISLYYFEDLTLKEIGRVLGVTESRACQLHTRAVLKLQTRLACWLDVMFMAA; encoded by the coding sequence ATGGCTGTCACCACACGGACCGTTGACGCGCGCGATCTCTGGACGCGCTACAAAAGACAGGGCGACGAAAACGCCCGCCTGGAGCTGATCGAGCGTTACGCTTATCTGGCGCGAGCGGGGGCCGAGCGGCTGCGCCTGCCGCCGCATGCCGCGTTTTCGCAGGACGATCTTTACGGGTACGCCGTCCTGGGACTGATAGACGCCATCGAGAAATTCGACCCGGACAAGGGAAAGCCGTTCGAGGCGTATGCGCCGGTGCGCATCAGGGGGGCCATCTCCGACGCTTTGAGAGGCCTGGACTGGTTGCCCCGCTCGGTCCGTCAGAACGAGACCCGTCTTCGGGAGGCTATGGCGCGGATCGAGATGCGCGAAGGACGCTCGGCCACCGACGCGGAGCTTTGCGCCGAACTCGGCATGAGCGAAGACGAGCTGGGGGATCTGTTGCAGGCGGCTAACGCATCGGCACAGCAGAGTCTGGAAGAGATCATTTCCGAACTGGGAGACCTCAATTTTGCGGGGGTGGGCGCCGATAATTCCGGTACGGACCCCGAGCGGGCGGCGGAGAACTCGCAGGTCCGGCGGCTTCTGGTGGAGGCGATCGAAGAGCTGCCGGAAAACGAGAAGACCGTCATCAGTCTGTATTACTTCGAGGACCTGACGCTCAAGGAGATCGGCCGCGTGCTGGGGGTGACGGAGTCCCGGGCCTGTCAGTTGCACACCCGGGCGGTGCTGAAGCTGCAGACCCGGCTGGCCTGCTGGCTTGATGTGATGTTCATGGCGGCGTAG
- a CDS encoding flagellar biosynthesis protein FlhA has translation MRESGAKQQGMISTDLVAAVGAVLIVGMMVIPLPGWMLDVLLSLNITMALTILLMTMYTVRPLDFSSFPSLLLIVTLFRLALNIAATRLILLHAEAGAVIHAFGSVVVGGNYVVGLVVFIILVIIQFVVITNGAGRVAEVAARFTLDAMPGKQMAIDADLNAGLIDEAQARARREKVAQEADFYGAMDGASKFVRGDAIAAVVMIIINILGGFTVGILQHKMDLATALQTYTLLTIGEGLVTQIPALLISTATGLIITRASSDVNLGRSMVGQILAQPKAIATAAGVFLALGLVPGIPKAPFLLVGTLTGLFAMVISKPPEAPPAEEKKTEAPKAPENLASLVGVDPLVVEIGYGLISLADRTQGGDLLDRITALRRQLASESGFVVPPIRVRDNLQLRPTEYVFRLKGVEVARGEAYPGQLLAMNPAGGSLDLPGLRTKEPAFGLPAVWIAEQDRSVAESLGCTLVDCTTVIITHLSEVIRSNAGEILSRQDVQAVLDSVKERAPVVVEELVPGLLTVGEVQKVIARLLDERVDVRDMVTIMECLADWARLTKDTDILVERVRERLARQITRQHLEADGRLYVFTVDPKLEKLLSESVRQTENGPRCIIDPSLLQRLLLATRDCMEKMAREGRQPIALVSPPVRLHFRRLVERNFPQLVVLSYNEIAAGVNIESLGMVSVEYEDQEV, from the coding sequence ATGCGTGAGTCCGGCGCTAAACAGCAGGGGATGATCTCCACGGACCTGGTGGCCGCTGTAGGGGCGGTGCTCATCGTCGGGATGATGGTCATCCCGCTGCCGGGATGGATGCTGGATGTGCTGCTCAGCCTGAACATCACGATGGCGCTCACCATCCTGCTGATGACGATGTACACCGTCCGCCCGCTGGACTTCTCCAGCTTCCCGTCGCTGCTGTTGATCGTCACGTTGTTCCGGCTGGCCCTGAACATCGCGGCCACACGCCTCATTCTGCTGCACGCGGAGGCCGGGGCGGTCATTCACGCTTTCGGCTCCGTGGTGGTGGGCGGAAACTATGTGGTGGGTCTGGTGGTGTTCATCATCCTGGTCATCATCCAGTTCGTGGTCATCACCAACGGCGCCGGCCGCGTCGCGGAGGTGGCCGCCCGGTTCACGCTGGATGCCATGCCCGGAAAGCAGATGGCCATTGACGCCGACCTGAATGCCGGGCTCATAGACGAGGCTCAGGCCCGCGCCCGGCGCGAGAAGGTGGCTCAGGAGGCAGATTTCTACGGCGCGATGGACGGTGCCAGCAAGTTCGTCCGCGGAGACGCCATCGCCGCGGTGGTGATGATCATCATCAATATCCTGGGCGGGTTCACGGTGGGCATCCTGCAGCACAAGATGGACCTGGCCACCGCCCTGCAGACCTACACCCTGCTGACCATCGGTGAAGGGCTGGTGACGCAGATCCCCGCGCTGCTCATCTCCACGGCCACCGGTCTTATCATCACCCGCGCTTCTTCGGATGTGAACCTGGGCCGGAGCATGGTGGGCCAGATCCTGGCGCAGCCGAAAGCCATCGCCACGGCGGCCGGCGTGTTCCTGGCGCTGGGACTGGTGCCCGGGATCCCCAAAGCACCCTTCCTGCTGGTGGGGACCCTGACCGGGTTGTTCGCGATGGTCATCAGCAAACCGCCCGAGGCTCCGCCCGCCGAGGAGAAGAAGACCGAGGCTCCCAAAGCCCCGGAGAACCTGGCGTCGCTGGTGGGGGTGGACCCGCTGGTGGTGGAGATCGGGTACGGTCTGATCTCTCTTGCGGACCGCACACAGGGCGGAGACCTGCTGGACCGCATCACCGCGCTGCGGCGTCAGCTGGCTTCCGAGTCCGGTTTCGTGGTGCCTCCCATAAGGGTGCGGGACAATCTGCAGCTGCGCCCCACCGAGTATGTCTTCCGGCTAAAGGGCGTGGAGGTTGCGCGTGGCGAGGCCTATCCGGGGCAGCTTCTGGCCATGAACCCCGCCGGAGGATCGCTGGATCTGCCGGGGCTGCGCACGAAGGAACCCGCGTTCGGACTGCCGGCTGTCTGGATCGCCGAGCAGGACCGCAGCGTGGCCGAGTCGCTGGGCTGCACGCTGGTGGATTGTACCACAGTGATCATAACCCACCTTTCCGAGGTCATCCGCTCGAACGCGGGCGAGATACTCTCGCGGCAAGATGTGCAGGCTGTGCTGGATTCCGTCAAGGAGCGGGCCCCGGTGGTGGTGGAGGAGCTGGTGCCCGGTCTGCTGACGGTGGGCGAGGTGCAGAAGGTCATCGCCCGGCTGCTGGACGAGCGCGTGGACGTGCGCGACATGGTGACCATCATGGAGTGTCTGGCGGACTGGGCGCGTCTGACCAAGGATACCGATATCCTGGTGGAGCGCGTCCGCGAGCGCCTGGCAAGGCAGATCACCCGGCAGCACCTGGAGGCGGATGGACGGCTGTATGTCTTCACCGTGGATCCGAAGCTGGAGAAGCTGCTCTCCGAGTCCGTCCGCCAGACCGAGAACGGCCCGCGCTGCATCATAGACCCCTCCCTGCTGCAGCGGCTGCTGCTGGCCACCCGCGACTGCATGGAGAAGATGGCCCGCGAGGGGCGTCAGCCGATCGCGCTGGTGTCCCCTCCGGTGCGGCTGCATTTCAGAAGGCTTGTGGAACGCAACTTCCCGCAGCTTGTGGTGCTGTCCTACAACGAGATCGCTGCGGGGGTGAACATCGAATCGCTGGGAATGGTGAGCGTCGAATATGAAGATCAGGAAGTTTGA
- a CDS encoding ferredoxin — MPLYERHVFVCTTGKDCPNRGSQQVRDILKAMAKEAGLPVRINNCGCLGQCGRGPNVVVYPEGHWYEAVGTEDLPEILESLRTGQPVLRLLNPRHHPDAPAAGDAADAG; from the coding sequence ATGCCCCTGTATGAACGTCACGTGTTCGTCTGCACCACGGGGAAAGACTGCCCCAACCGCGGCAGCCAGCAGGTGCGGGACATACTGAAAGCCATGGCGAAGGAAGCCGGACTGCCGGTACGCATCAATAACTGCGGTTGCCTGGGGCAGTGCGGACGCGGCCCGAATGTGGTGGTCTACCCGGAAGGCCACTGGTATGAGGCGGTCGGGACGGAGGATCTCCCGGAAATTCTGGAATCGCTAAGGACCGGCCAGCCCGTGTTGCGCCTGCTCAACCCGCGGCATCATCCCGATGCGCCGGCGGCTGGAGATGCGGCAGACGCCGGCTGA
- a CDS encoding DNA helicase, which translates to MTDILAGLNPPQREAVTHPGGPLLVFAGAGSGKTRVLTHRVGWLIQQGLARPDQILAVTFTNRAAREMKERIEALLGERSASEVWAGTFHSTCARLLRMSGEKIGLDRNFVIFDDEDQIRLIKECLHELNIPERSYPARGVLSAISHAKEKLLDPDTYLRKHSGVYEETVAGVWRLYARKLREMRALDFDDLIVFAVRLLEERQDARDQYQRRFRHVLVDEYQDINYSQYRFVELLAQEHRNITVVGDDDQSIYSWRGADISIILNFERDFPDAHVVKLEQNYRSTQIILDAAHEVVSANEGRAEKRLWTENGPGSPLTLWEAADEQHEADLVAQAIQEQIAKGRRPSDFAVLYRTNAQSRPFEEVFMHRRIPYRIIGGVRFWERKEVKDIVAYLRLVANSADNISFKRIVNVPTRGIGAASVAHLEETAAAKGISVYEAARDRDAVANLQPKAARALREFVDLIEGLRASAAELPVSDLMMETLERTGYLRELESERTLEARGRVENLQELVSVAALFDTQAEDTSLEAFLAQVALVSDVDSLDDRADSVVLMTLHSAKGLEFPVVFMTGLEEGIFPHSRSLTEPRQLEEERRLCYVGMTRAKEELHFTYAFRRMAYGMSARSTLSRFVKEIPAVYFAEGQAPSAVTDGWAAAASRIRTVVTNNSDSPFREGDRVTHPKFGTGVVISASGRGDEAQVTVMFAGGVGLKKLLLAYAKLEKAGNGAAG; encoded by the coding sequence ATGACGGACATCCTTGCCGGGCTCAATCCGCCTCAGAGAGAAGCCGTGACCCATCCGGGAGGACCGCTTCTGGTCTTTGCCGGAGCGGGGAGCGGCAAGACGCGCGTCCTGACGCACCGGGTGGGCTGGCTGATCCAGCAGGGGCTGGCGCGACCGGATCAGATCCTGGCCGTCACGTTCACCAACCGCGCAGCCCGCGAGATGAAGGAGCGCATAGAGGCTCTGTTGGGGGAGCGATCTGCCAGCGAGGTGTGGGCGGGAACGTTCCACTCCACCTGCGCCAGGCTGTTGCGGATGTCCGGCGAGAAGATCGGACTGGACCGCAACTTCGTCATCTTCGACGATGAAGATCAGATCCGCCTGATCAAGGAGTGCCTGCACGAACTGAACATCCCCGAGCGCAGCTATCCGGCGCGCGGTGTGCTGTCCGCCATCAGCCACGCCAAGGAGAAACTGCTTGACCCGGATACTTACCTCCGGAAGCACTCCGGCGTGTATGAGGAGACGGTTGCCGGAGTGTGGCGGCTGTATGCGCGCAAACTCCGCGAGATGCGCGCGCTGGACTTCGACGACCTCATTGTGTTTGCGGTGCGCCTGCTGGAGGAGCGCCAGGATGCGCGCGATCAGTACCAGCGCAGGTTCCGCCACGTCCTGGTGGATGAGTATCAGGACATCAACTACTCCCAGTATCGCTTCGTGGAGCTGCTGGCGCAGGAGCACCGCAACATCACGGTGGTGGGTGATGACGATCAGTCCATCTACTCGTGGCGTGGAGCGGACATCAGCATCATCCTGAACTTCGAAAGGGATTTCCCTGACGCTCACGTGGTGAAGCTGGAGCAGAACTACCGCTCGACGCAGATTATCCTGGACGCCGCGCACGAGGTGGTGAGCGCGAACGAGGGGCGCGCGGAGAAGAGGCTGTGGACGGAGAATGGTCCGGGCAGCCCGCTCACCCTTTGGGAGGCCGCTGACGAGCAGCACGAAGCCGATCTGGTGGCCCAGGCCATCCAGGAGCAGATAGCAAAAGGCCGCCGGCCATCGGACTTCGCCGTGCTCTACCGCACCAACGCGCAGTCCCGCCCGTTTGAAGAGGTGTTCATGCACCGGCGCATCCCGTACCGCATCATCGGGGGCGTGCGGTTCTGGGAGCGCAAAGAGGTCAAGGACATCGTTGCCTACCTGCGCCTGGTGGCCAACAGCGCGGACAATATCAGCTTCAAGCGGATCGTGAACGTGCCGACGCGCGGAATCGGAGCCGCTTCCGTGGCGCATCTCGAGGAGACCGCGGCAGCGAAGGGGATCAGCGTCTATGAAGCGGCACGCGACCGGGATGCGGTGGCCAACCTTCAGCCCAAGGCGGCGCGCGCTCTGCGGGAGTTCGTGGATCTGATCGAGGGGCTGAGGGCCAGTGCGGCGGAGCTGCCGGTGAGCGACCTGATGATGGAGACCCTCGAGCGTACCGGCTACCTGCGTGAGCTGGAAAGCGAGCGCACCTTGGAAGCCCGCGGTCGCGTCGAGAACCTGCAGGAACTGGTCTCGGTGGCCGCCCTGTTCGATACTCAGGCGGAGGATACTTCTCTGGAGGCGTTCCTGGCTCAGGTGGCGCTGGTGAGCGACGTGGACAGCCTGGACGATCGCGCTGACAGCGTGGTGCTGATGACGTTGCACTCCGCCAAGGGCCTGGAGTTCCCGGTGGTATTTATGACCGGCCTGGAGGAAGGCATCTTTCCGCACTCCCGCTCACTGACGGAACCGCGTCAGCTGGAAGAGGAGCGCCGGCTGTGCTACGTGGGGATGACCCGGGCGAAGGAGGAGTTGCACTTCACCTACGCCTTCCGTAGGATGGCCTACGGGATGAGCGCGCGCTCCACCCTTTCCCGCTTCGTGAAGGAGATCCCGGCGGTATACTTCGCCGAAGGCCAGGCACCCTCCGCCGTGACGGACGGATGGGCGGCCGCCGCGTCCCGTATACGCACCGTGGTGACCAACAACAGTGATTCCCCGTTCCGGGAAGGGGACAGAGTCACTCATCCGAAGTTCGGGACCGGTGTGGTCATCAGCGCCAGCGGCCGGGGGGACGAAGCGCAGGTGACGGTCATGTTTGCGGGTGGCGTGGGGCTCAAGAAGCTGCTGCTCGCTTACGCGAAGCTGGAAAAGGCGGGCAACGGGGCGGCAGGTTGA
- a CDS encoding transport-related membrane protein produces the protein METFAPVLSVFLLLFTGVLLRKLNVLQQSDGRVINSLIIYATVPALAFGIFYGQKLSWTLALVVLAGNVANIVSLVVARQVARPLRLSRPQTGAFMMAASFGNTTFMGIPVVDAAFHGDPQALVVAMMYSELAMSLPVYTLGLWLASKYGGSHASIRDVVSPRRLPAIPAMALGALLTPLAIPDAITGALERLGACTLPLAMISVGLMLSARSFEGNRGPILVAAAMKLFCMPVIMYAILTLFGVHGLARQVTLLQAGMPVSIIAGVMAARGGSDGPFVAAVTLVTTLGSVVSLPLLLTIIR, from the coding sequence ATGGAGACCTTTGCACCCGTCCTGTCCGTGTTTCTTCTGCTGTTCACGGGAGTGCTGCTGCGGAAGCTGAATGTCCTCCAGCAGTCCGATGGCCGCGTCATCAACTCCCTGATCATCTACGCCACGGTTCCGGCCCTGGCGTTCGGCATCTTTTATGGACAGAAACTGTCCTGGACGCTGGCGTTGGTGGTGCTGGCGGGTAATGTGGCGAATATCGTCAGCCTTGTTGTCGCGCGGCAGGTTGCGCGGCCGTTGAGGTTGTCCCGTCCGCAGACCGGCGCATTCATGATGGCCGCCAGTTTTGGAAATACCACTTTCATGGGGATCCCTGTGGTGGATGCGGCGTTCCACGGGGATCCGCAGGCGCTGGTGGTGGCGATGATGTACAGCGAACTCGCCATGTCGCTGCCCGTCTACACTCTGGGGCTCTGGCTGGCGTCGAAGTACGGAGGCAGCCACGCTTCCATCCGCGATGTTGTCTCACCGCGCCGTCTGCCCGCCATCCCGGCGATGGCTCTGGGAGCCCTGCTCACTCCACTGGCCATCCCGGACGCCATCACCGGAGCGCTGGAGCGGCTGGGCGCCTGCACCCTGCCGCTTGCGATGATCAGCGTGGGGTTGATGCTTTCAGCCCGGTCGTTCGAGGGGAACCGGGGGCCCATCCTGGTGGCGGCGGCGATGAAGCTGTTTTGCATGCCGGTCATCATGTATGCCATACTGACGCTGTTCGGAGTGCACGGGCTGGCGCGGCAGGTGACTCTGCTGCAGGCCGGGATGCCCGTCTCCATCATCGCCGGAGTGATGGCCGCGCGCGGCGGCTCGGACGGGCCTTTCGTGGCGGCGGTCACGCTGGTCACCACACTGGGATCCGTGGTGAGCTTGCCGCTTCTTCTCACGATCATCCGATGA
- the flhF gene encoding flagellar biosynthesis protein FlhF, with product MKIRKFEADTLREAMEQARRELGDNAVILNTREVRPLPGARTGGRPRVELVAAVDTGPAVLTGPEPPAPREAETGRDQEASPALAAEVAALREALVSLVGEGVLVAHTKAAPGPERRMRDAGVDAALAGQIARSLQECSSPEEAAAQWECLFSCAPPSLPESGPAVWALVGPTGAGKTSCAARLAAAYRFREKRSVALISCDGVRIGAPEQLQRIASTMGTPFELCLDASSLSEALDRCSSHDIVLVDTPGGPPRDDGFLKGLRSLLRDGRISAHLVLPANISCEARRIAVEAFSALDPQRVILTKLDEAGSSIPLLAISQEIPAAVSFVSEGQELAGGLMPADARSLALRVMEELMG from the coding sequence ATGAAGATCAGGAAGTTTGAAGCGGACACACTGCGCGAGGCTATGGAGCAGGCCCGCCGGGAGCTGGGTGACAACGCCGTCATCCTGAACACGCGCGAGGTGCGTCCTCTGCCCGGCGCGCGGACCGGAGGGCGGCCGCGGGTGGAGTTGGTGGCCGCGGTGGACACGGGACCGGCGGTGCTTACCGGCCCGGAGCCGCCTGCGCCGCGTGAGGCAGAGACGGGACGGGATCAGGAAGCATCGCCGGCTCTGGCCGCCGAAGTGGCCGCCCTACGGGAAGCCCTGGTCTCTCTGGTGGGAGAGGGCGTGCTGGTGGCTCACACGAAAGCGGCTCCCGGTCCCGAGCGCAGAATGCGGGACGCAGGCGTGGATGCAGCTCTGGCCGGGCAGATCGCCCGGTCGCTTCAGGAATGCTCTTCGCCCGAAGAGGCCGCTGCGCAGTGGGAATGCCTGTTCTCCTGCGCTCCGCCGTCGCTGCCCGAAAGCGGGCCGGCTGTCTGGGCGCTGGTGGGTCCGACAGGAGCGGGCAAGACCAGCTGCGCCGCCCGTCTGGCCGCAGCCTACCGGTTCCGGGAGAAGCGCTCCGTGGCGCTCATCTCCTGCGACGGGGTGCGCATCGGGGCGCCGGAGCAGCTCCAGCGCATCGCCTCCACCATGGGAACTCCCTTTGAGCTGTGCCTGGATGCATCCTCGCTCTCGGAGGCCCTGGACCGCTGCTCCTCGCACGATATCGTTCTGGTGGACACCCCCGGGGGCCCGCCGCGCGACGATGGCTTTCTGAAGGGTCTGCGGTCGCTCCTTAGAGACGGCCGCATCAGTGCGCACCTGGTGCTGCCCGCCAACATCTCCTGCGAGGCTCGCAGAATCGCCGTGGAGGCGTTCTCGGCGCTGGATCCGCAGCGGGTCATCTTGACCAAGCTGGACGAAGCAGGCAGCAGCATCCCTCTGCTGGCCATCTCTCAGGAGATTCCGGCCGCCGTGTCCTTCGTCTCTGAGGGACAGGAGCTTGCCGGAGGACTGATGCCCGCAGACGCCCGGTCTCTTGCGCTGCGGGTGATGGAGGAGCTCATGGGATGA
- a CDS encoding oxidoreductase, with protein sequence MAKKIKLAFIGAGGIARGAHMPPLQKMDDVEVVAIADVSEEAARQAADLFEGKPKVYSDYRDMLKNEKLDAVDICTPNLYHKQPTIDALKAGLHVIVEKPIAMNAKEAKAMVQAARENNRKLMVAQCQRFRPDVQLLKKMIDAGELGEIYYARVWALRRRGVPAWGVFIEKDKQGGGPMIDLGVHMLDMALYLMGHPKPVAVSGQCYTKFGRRKGIFNPWGEWDPEKYTVEDYAAGFVRFDNGATLSIEASFVANIRKDEFNVTLLGTEGGSDIDPFRIYTERHQRVIVEEPTMLPQVNTYEAELKEFFAAIREDRDPLVTGEQALMTQLILDGVYESSEKGKEILIKA encoded by the coding sequence GTGGCCAAGAAGATCAAGCTCGCGTTCATAGGCGCCGGGGGCATTGCGCGTGGCGCTCACATGCCTCCCCTCCAGAAGATGGACGACGTGGAAGTCGTCGCTATCGCCGACGTCAGCGAAGAGGCGGCCCGCCAGGCGGCCGACCTGTTCGAGGGCAAGCCGAAGGTCTATTCTGACTACCGCGACATGCTCAAGAACGAGAAGCTGGACGCGGTGGACATCTGCACCCCCAACCTGTATCACAAACAGCCGACCATTGACGCACTGAAAGCCGGGCTGCACGTCATCGTGGAGAAGCCGATCGCGATGAACGCGAAAGAGGCGAAGGCCATGGTGCAGGCGGCGCGGGAGAACAACCGCAAGCTGATGGTGGCGCAGTGTCAGCGCTTCCGGCCGGATGTTCAGCTGTTGAAGAAGATGATTGACGCGGGCGAACTGGGCGAAATCTATTATGCCCGCGTCTGGGCCCTGCGCCGGCGCGGCGTGCCCGCATGGGGGGTGTTCATTGAGAAGGACAAGCAGGGCGGAGGTCCGATGATTGACCTCGGGGTCCACATGCTGGACATGGCCCTGTATCTGATGGGCCATCCGAAGCCTGTGGCGGTGTCCGGGCAGTGCTACACCAAGTTTGGAAGGCGCAAGGGTATCTTCAACCCGTGGGGCGAGTGGGATCCCGAAAAATACACTGTTGAAGACTACGCGGCCGGCTTCGTGCGCTTCGACAACGGGGCCACCCTGTCCATCGAAGCGAGCTTCGTGGCCAACATCCGAAAGGATGAGTTCAACGTCACGCTCCTTGGTACGGAGGGTGGCTCGGATATTGATCCGTTCCGTATCTATACGGAGCGCCATCAGCGGGTCATCGTGGAAGAGCCTACCATGCTGCCGCAGGTCAATACCTACGAGGCGGAGTTGAAGGAGTTCTTCGCAGCCATCCGTGAAGACCGGGATCCGCTGGTGACCGGCGAGCAGGCTCTGATGACCCAGCTTATCCTGGACGGGGTCTATGAGTCCAGCGAGAAGGGTAAGGAGATCCTCATCAAAGCCTGA
- a CDS encoding hypothetical protein (possible pseudo, frameshifted), which produces MLLNRPEEALQAIEQSKSLARETAPQTRARLYNVTGAVQISLGAHESAIADLEKATSLEPENQDAYACLARAYREAGTLAAEIQRRERQLRSSPGDCRPLRFLAEAYAEAGDRRRQIAVLDRLASLDPSGAWLWRMREGEARWSLGERDQALQAWLAAVDTGYPLRTEAIARSILAFGDASGFVTASLQRRPATARSLHLLYALAESGGDLHRALELLDRVITLDPGNASLYGQKGYLLRKMGRMEDAEQALRIQRSMDAGAAPSAR; this is translated from the coding sequence GTGCTGTTGAACCGCCCCGAGGAGGCCCTTCAGGCCATTGAACAGAGCAAGTCTTTGGCCAGGGAGACCGCGCCTCAAACGCGCGCGCGTCTCTACAACGTCACGGGCGCGGTCCAGATCTCGCTCGGCGCGCACGAGTCAGCCATCGCGGATCTCGAAAAAGCGACCAGCCTTGAGCCGGAAAACCAGGACGCCTATGCCTGTCTTGCGCGCGCTTATCGGGAAGCGGGCACCCTTGCGGCGGAGATCCAGCGCCGGGAGCGGCAGTTGCGTTCCTCGCCCGGCGACTGCCGTCCCCTGAGGTTCCTGGCTGAGGCGTACGCGGAGGCCGGAGACCGCCGGCGGCAGATTGCGGTTCTGGACCGGCTGGCTTCCCTGGATCCCTCTGGCGCGTGGCTCTGGCGGATGCGCGAAGGGGAGGCCCGCTGGTCGCTGGGAGAGCGTGATCAGGCGCTGCAGGCATGGCTTGCAGCAGTGGACACCGGCTATCCCCTCCGGACGGAGGCCATTGCACGGAGCATCCTGGCCTTCGGGGACGCTTCCGGATTCGTGACCGCTTCCCTGCAACGCCGCCCCGCGACGGCGCGCAGCCTGCACCTGCTGTATGCCCTGGCGGAGTCCGGTGGAGATCTGCATCGAGCGCTTGAACTGCTGGACCGGGTGATAACCCTGGACCCGGGAAACGCATCTCTTTACGGGCAGAAGGGTTATCTCTTGCGAAAGATGGGACGCATGGAGGACGCGGAGCAGGCTCTGCGGATTCAGAGAAGCATGGATGCAGGTGCGGCTCCCTCCGCCCGATGA